The DNA sequence CCGGCCGTCAGGGAATCCGCCGCAGCCATGATCCTGGTCCACAACCATCCCACCGGCGACCCGGCCCCCAGCGGCGAGGACGTGGCCGTCACCCGCCGCCTGCGCGAGGCCGGCGACATCATGGGGATCAGGGTGCTGGACCATATCGTCATCGGCGACGGCGAGTACGTGAGTTTCGTGGAGCGGGGACTGCTGTAATCGCAAGCCAGACAACATGATCGGAGAGAGGTTGACCATGGAGGAGAGAAACGTGGGGGCAAGGGAAGCCGCCCGAACGGCAGATGAGCCGAATGCGCCCGGGGCCGGTGCCGTTATCCGCTGTGCCTGGGCCGGCAGCGACCCGCTCTACCAGGCCTACCACGACCGGGAATGGGGTGTGCCGGTGCACGACGACCGGGTGCTGTTCGAGTTCCTGACGCTGGAAGGCGCCCAGGCCGGGCTCTCCTGGATCACCATCCTGCGCAAGCGGGAGGCCTATCGCGCCGCCTTTGCCGGCTTCGATCCCGAGGCGGTGGCCCGCTTCGACGAGAACAAGGTGGCGGCACTGCTGGCCAACCCCGGCATCGTCCGCAACCGTCTGAAGGTGGAATCCACCATCACCAACGCCCGCGCCTTCCTGAAGGTCCAGGAGGAATTCGGCTCCTTCGCGGCCTACCAGTGGGGTTTCGTGGACGGCAGGCCGCTACGGAATGGCTGGGGGAGCATCAAGGAGGTTCCGCCCAGCACGCCCCAGTCCGACGCCCTGAGCCGCGACCTGAAACGGCGCGGCTTTCGCTTTGTCGGCACGACCATCTGCTACGCCCACATGCAGGCGGTCGGCATGGTCAACGACCACACCGTGGATTGCTTCCGCTGGCGGGAATTGCAGGAAGAGGAGTCATGGCGGGTGCGCTGAGGGAATACCGGCGGTTGATCGAGGAGCTGATAATCAGGTTCCGCACCAGCAAACGCCTTCATCGCCCTCGGTAGGGCGGACAAGTCGTAGGTTATTGCCGGCAGTATTCTCCCCTGGAACCCTTGCCCCTGCTCCTATTTGATCGCCGAATCTTTCCGCGGCACCACCACGATGCCCGATTCGGTTACGGTGTAGCCCCGGCGCAGGTCCGCCTCGCGGTCGTAGCCGATGATCGCCCCGTCCGGGATGACCACCCCCTTGTCGATGATCGTCTTTCTGATCTTGGCGTGCCTGCCGATGTTCACGTTTTCGAACAGGATGGAATCCTCCACGAGGCTGAAGCTGTTGATCTTGCACAACGGGCCGATGATCGACCGGCGGACCGTGCCGCCGCTGGTGATGCAGCCCGCGCAGACGTACGAGTCGATGTTCTGGCCGCGGCGGTCGTCGTCGTCGAAGACCGTCTTGGCCGGCGGCAGGTTCCCCTGGTTGGTGAGGATGGGCCATTTGTAGTTGTAGAGATTGAGCTGGGGCGATACATGGATCAGGTCCATGTTGGCCTCGTAGTAGGAGTCGATGGTGCCCACGTCCTTCCAGTAGCCCCGCTCCTCGCTCTTCATGCCGGGGATCAGGTTATCGTTGAAGTTATAGGCGAACACCCGGTCCCCCTTTTCCAGCATCATGGGGATCACGTGCTTGCCGAAATCCAGGTCTTCGTGCTGCTTCTTCCCTTCCAGCAGCACCTCGATCAGCTTCTTGGTGGGAAAGATGTAGTTGCCCATGGAGGCAAAGCAGGTTGCCCTTCCGGGGATGGTTTCGGGATTGGCCGGTTTTTCCGCGAAAGCGGTCACCCGGGAATCGTCGTCCACGGAAAAGACCCCGAACCGTCTGGCCTCTTCCACCGGCACCTCCAGGGCCGCGATCGTGATGTCGGCCCGGTTCATGCGATGGTAGTTGATCATCTGGCTGATATCCATCTTGTAGATGTGGTCGCCGCCGAACACGGCCACGTAATCCGCATCCGAGGACTCCACGAACCGCAGGTACTGCAGGATGGCGTCGGCGGTTCCCTTGAACCACTCCTCGCTCTCGCTGCTGGTTTCCGGCGAGATGGCCACGTAGAACTCCCCCAGGCCGGTCCACTTGCCCCAGGATTCCCGGATATGCTTGTTGAGCGAGTAGGCCCGGTACTGGGTCAGGATGTAGACCTTCTTGATGCCCGAGTTGAACAGGTTGGAGAGCACGAAATCGATGATCTTGTATTTGCCGCCGAAGGAAACGCTCGGTTTCGCCCGGCGCATGGTCAGCGGATTGAGCCGTTCCCCCCTGCCTCCGGCCAGTACCATTGCGATCGTGTTCCTGCCGACGTTGTCAGAGCTGTACATGGGGCGCCTCCTTTGCAGCTTATGGGGTTGTTATGGGTATAAGGGCCAGGTGTATCTCCGGGGCTGATGGATGGTGAGGGGAGCGCCCGGCCAACAAAAAAGCCGCCCGATCAGCAATCTGCTGACCTGAGCGGCTTTTCATCCGGCCTATAGGGCTTCATCCCGTGAAACCATATCCTCACCCCATGAGAGCGAATCGTAACGCAACCGGTCACAAATTACGCCGGAGAAGCCGGGCTGTCAAGGAGCGCCACGATATTTCCGCGGGAAAGGCGGCCCGGCAATGGAACGCCATGGCGCCCCCCACAACCACTCGGAGAAAAATCCTTTTCCCGTATCAGGGCGGCAGTGATCTACAGCAGCCCCAGCGCCTCGTCCGAAGCCCGCTGGGCTGCGGCCACGCAGTCGTTCAAGCCGATGCCCCGGTAGGAGTTGCCGGTCAGGATCAGGCCGGGATGGGCCGCAAGCCCCGCCCCCAACGCCTCCAGGCGCTTGCCGTGCCCCGCCGTGTACTGGGGGATGGCCTGTTCGTGGCGGAAAATCCGCACGAACGACGGATCAACGCCGATCCCCATCGTATCCTTGAGGTCCCGCTTGACCCGCGCCGTCACCTCGTCGTCGCTCAGCTTGACATACTCCGGGAAACAGGCCCCGCCCATCATGCTGCGCAGGAGCACCTTGCCTTCCGGCGCGCGGTTCTCGAACATGCTGGAATCCCACAGGGTGCCCAGGATGCTGCGCCCCTCCTTCTTGGGGACCAGATAGCCGAAGCCGTCCAGGGGGTGAGAGATCCGGTCGCGCTCGTAGCCGAAGCAGATCACGGTCATGGTGGCGTAGGGGATCTGGCGCAACACGCCGGAAAGCCCCGCATCCAGGCCGGTGAGCATCTCGGCCGTGGCAAAGGCGGGAGCGGCGACGATGACCACGTCCGCCTCCCGCTCGCTGCCGTCGGCGCAGCGCACGCGGTAGGGGACGCTCTGCCCCTTCGCCACCGCCGCCACCGGGCTGGCCGGCTTGACCACGTCCCCCAGGGATGCGGCCAGGGCGTCGGTCAGGTACTGGATGCCCTCGCGGAACGAGGTCAGGACGCCCCCCGGACCGGCGGCGCTGGAGACCGCCTTGCCCGCGGCCCGCTCCTTTTTCTTCTTCCTGGCCAGCATGATCATGGCCCGGACCAGCCCACCGTACTCCCGTTCCAGTTCGGCAATGCGCGGGAAACAGGAGACGAGCGACATGGTTTCCGGGTCGCCGGCAAAGATGCCCGACACCATGGGCGCGATCAGCTTGTCCAACGCCTCCTCACCCAGCCTGCGGCGGCCGAAGGCGGCCAGGGTCTCGTCCACCCCCTGGGGGGCCTTGGCGATGAACGGCGTCGGCTCCAGGGCCAGGCGCAGCTTGCCGGGCCAGGAGATCAAGCGGCTCTTCAGGAAGGATGCGCCGTTCTCCGGCAGTTGGTGCAGTTCGCCGCCGGAGAAGATGAAGCGCTTGCGGGCGTTGTCGTTGCTGCGGTGCAGGTTGCCGTCGACGCCGATGGCCGAGCAGAGCTCCAGGGTCTGGGGCTTGCTGTCCAGGAAGCCGTTGGGACCCCATTCGCAGGTATAGCCGTCGGCCTTGATGCTCCAGATCTTGCCGCCGACCCGTTCATCCTTCTCCAGCAGGGCCAGGTCCAGTTCCACCCCCGCCGTGCGCGCCTTGTCCCGCAGCAGCCAGGCCGTCGCCAGCCCCGAAATGCCGCCGCCTATCACGATCACCTTTTTCATCACAGCCTCCTTCTTGCCGTCAAAGTCGGTACCTGCCCTATTCCAGCTTGCCGAGAATCTCCGCCAGGTTTTCAAAGGCGACCACCAGCCGCTCCTGATCCCGGGGCGGCAGCCGGTCCAGCAGGGTGCGGTAGTTCTCCACGATCCCCCGGCGCAACTCCCGGATCAGTTCCTCGCCCTTTTCCGTGGTGTAGATCATCACCTGGCGGCGGTTGTCTTCGTCCACGGTCCGGTACACGAACCCCAGGTTGACCAGCCGGTCCACCATCTCGCTGGCCGAGCTCATGGCGATCTGGAGCTCCTTGGCCAGCACGTTCAGGGTGCAGTTGCCCTTGTCGTAAATGGTCAGCAGCATCTTGTACTGGTTGTAGGTCAGGTCCATCCCCTCGTGGACGATGCTCCTGATCCTCCCCATGACCCGCATGATGACCGGGTAGAGCTGGGCTATCCGTTCGATCTGTTCCATGACCCGTCTCTTAAAATAGTTTTCCGAACTGTTCGGATAACTAAATGTTAGTCACATTAATTGAGATTGTCAAGCGGGAAAACCGTTACCTTTTCCCGCGCCTGTTTGCAGAAATGAGACAAAAAGGGCCGCACCCGTTCGAGGATGTGGCCTTTTTCTTTGTTCAAAGATCCTGCAGTTATGCCTCTTTCGCCTTGACCTCGATCTCGTCCCTGCCTTCTGACGCCTTTTTGAAATTGCGGATGGTCTTGCCCAGGGCACCGCCGATCTCAGGAAGGTGGCTGGCTCCGAAGACCACCACGACTATGGCGAGAACGATGAGCAATTCCGGTACGCCGAATCCGAACATGGTATCCCTTTCCGCCGCCTAGACGCCGGCCACGGCGGCGAAGTAGCCGTTGTAGTTGACGACCGCCCAAACCGTGCCGCTGGCCGTATCCACACCATAGGTGCCCAAGGTATAACTGGATTTCCAGGGGCCGAGCACGAACTTTTTCGTGCCGCCGGTGCTCTTGTTCACGGCGTTGGTCCAGTTGCCGCTGTCGTCCGGCGCAGCCAGGGCGAAGGAGCCGGCCTGGATCTGGGTGTCGGTCACCTTGGTCTTGTCGTAGGTCAGGGAGAGGGCGAAGATGTCGGTCTGGGTGCTCCCCAAGGAGGCCGACATGCCCCGCAGCAGCAGGATGTCGCTGGCGGTGGCATTGGCAGCATACCAGCCGGTGTTGACCGTGGCGCTGAAAAAGCGTCCCGAAGGATCGGTCACCGTATAGCCGTTGGAACCGGCCAAAACCTTGGCGACCGTGCCGCTCCCGGCCGTGCTCGTATTCTGTACCGCGGTATAGGCGGCACCGGCCGCCACCACGAACTGGGTGCCGTTCAGGCTGTACCCGAAGGTCTCACGCTTGGTGAAGGTGAGGGGCGGCACGGTGGCGATCACCCCGCCGTTGACCGGCGCGGGATAGGCGGGAGCGGAGTAGTAGTCCACCGTCACGTGCGACCCGTCAACGGTCACGATGCAATAGCCAATGGTGTTCAGTTCCTGTTTGGCAAGTGTCTGGCGCTTGCCGCCGCTGTAGGTCACGTCGTTGGAGGGATTGGCGGGATAGTAGAACTTGCTGCTGTTGGAGGCACCCACAATCTGCATCACCTTGGCGGTCATGCCGTCTGAGGTGGCCACCAGGCTGCGGTCGTACATGTGGTCGTGGCCGCAGAAGTGATAACCTACGTTGTTGTTCTTCAAGCTGGTGATGAAAGCGTCCAGCCCCGGGGAGCTGGCGGCCGACGGATCGTTACCGAAGAGCACATCCGTATGATCCTGGGTGATCATCCCCTTGTGGCTGAAGACAAAGGCGTGGCCGCCGGTGGGCTTGCCGGCCAGGGTGGCATCGATCCAACTCTGCTGCGCGGCGATGGTCGTGCCGAGGGCATAGGCCGTGCCGTCGGCGTTAAGGTTGTTGGCCGGATTAAACTGGTCGAGCAGCACGAAGCGCACATTGTTGTAGTCGAATGAATAGGACAGGCCCTTCAGGTTATTCACATCGGTGCTGGGGCTGCTGAAGTTGGAGCCGAGGGTGAAGGCGGCGCCGTTCTTGGCTGGGGAGGGCTGGAGGTCGGCATCGGGGTTGGTGAGGCTTAAGACATCCGCCGGCGTTGTGTTCATCTGGCCGTTCTGTGTCTGGGGAAAGGCACGTTGGAACTCGGTGGCCGTGGTTGTCGCACTGTCGTGGTTGCCGCGCAGGGGGAAGAAACCGATCCCGGCGTTGTACAGGGTCTGGGCAAAGACCGCCCGCATGTCCTCGGCGGCGGTGTTCGAGTAGGTATAGGTCGTGGTCGTGCCGTTGACCGTCTTGGTGGCGCTGGTGGTACCGGTCGAACTTGCCTTTTCCGTCAGGTCACCGGTCTGCACCACAAACTTGACACCCTTGTTGATAAACTCCTGGTTCAGCTTGGCAATGATGTCCACTGGCGTGCCGTTGGGGTTGTAGCCGTCATCGGTCTGGGTCCATTGGGTGTCGTTCATGACGGCGAATTTCCATGCGGTCTTGGACGGCACTACGGCTGCAATCGAACTGGTCGTGGCAGCAGACGACGATGTCCCGCAGCCTCCCATGACCATACCCACCGCGACGGCGCCGGCGCCGGCTGCGGTGCGCTTTATGAACTCGCGCCGGTCGATACCCTTTGTCGCACCTGGTTCGAGACCCTTGTTCTTGTCGTCATTCTGTGACATGCGTACGTTTCCTCCTTCATCTGGTATTTGGTTGTGAACTGCCGTCCAAAGCCTCCGGGAAGCGCAGTTGCGCAGTGATGCTCCGACGGATTTAGTACCAGACAATCTCAGGTGTTGGCGTTAAGGTCCGGTTAAGAGTGCGTGAACTTTTCCGGGGCTGGTGGGAAAATGTTGGGGCGTTCCCAAAGGGATTCATTGACAGACGGGCGTCCAGCAATTACATTTTGCTGAGACGCTGCACGACAAAGGATGGAAACAACCATGGCACAGACGGATTATTACAAAGCGCTGGGAGTCGATAAGAGCGCCACCCCGGACGAAATCAAGAAGGCTTTCCGCAAGCTGGCGGTCAAGTACCACCCCGACCGCAATCCGGGGGACAAGGCGTCCGAGGATAAATTCAAGGAGATCAATGAGGCCTATGCCGTGCTCTCCGATGCCAAGAAAAAGGAAGAGTACGACACCTTCGGCTCGAGCGGGTTCCACCGGCAGTACAGCCAGGAGGACATCTTCCGCGGTTTCGACTTCGGCAACGCCTACAAGGATATGGGGGCGGGAGGCGGCGAAGACATCTTCTCGCGCCTGTTCGGTGGTGCCTTTGGCCGCGGCGGGCGGAACGGCTTCCGGGCGGCGCCCCAAAAGGGTGCTGACCACGAAATGGAGACCGACGTCAGTTTCCGCGATGCCGCCCAGGGCGCCGAAAAGCTGGTGGCTTTCCGCAGGAACGGCAAGCGGGAGGAACTCAAGGTAAAGATCCCGGCCGGCGTGGAAAACGGCAGCAAGATTCGTATTGCCGGCAAAGGTGGGCAGGGGGAAGGCGGCGGGCCGCAGGGGGATCTCTACCTGATCATCCGCGTGCTGGCCGATCCGGTCTTTACCCGCGAGGGAGGCGATCTGTTCGTGGAGCGCTCCATACCCTTCAGCGCCGCCTGCCTGGGGACCTCACTGGATGTGCCTACCCTGGAGGGGGATAAGCGCATCAAGGTGCCGGCCGGCATTCAGGCCGGTACGAAGATCCGCCTCAAGGGGTGCGGCGTGAAGCCGCTGGGATCGAACACCAAGGGGGATCTCTATGTGAAGATCACCATCCAGATACCGGGGTCGCTGAGTACCGAGCAGAAAAAACTGGTGGAGGCATTGGCCGGAAACGGCCTGTAGGACAACGACTCGATAATAAGGCTGATTTTATGAGCGTATTTCGTGGACGGTTGTTTTGAGAATCATTACTCTTCAACGGCGAAGGTCACGGTAAAGGTCGTCCCCTCCCCTTCCGTGCTTCGCACCCCGATACTCCCCCCCAGATTTTCCACCAGCGTCTTGGTGACGAACAACCCCAGCCCGGTGCCTTCACCCGGCTTTTTGGTGGTGAAATAAGGATCAAATATCTTGGTCAGGGCTGCGGCCGGGATGCCGGGCCCGGTATCGGCGATGACGATGCTCACCTTTCCCGGCTCCGGCGCCAGGGTTTCGACCATCAGGCTGCCCCCTTCCCGTTCCATGGCCTGCAGGGCATTCATGATGATGTTGAGCAGGACCTGTTTCAGCAGGTTGGCGCCGACCTCCACCACCGGCAGATGGTAGTCCAGTTTCCGCAGCAGGGTCACTCCGCGCCGAGCCGCTTCGTAGTCGAGAAAGTCCAGCACGAACCCCACCGTCAGGTTGACGTCCGCCTCCCCGCCCGATTCCGTTTCCTCCTGGCTGCTGAAATTGAGCAACCCGCGCGTCATGTGGGAGAGGCGCAGGGCCTCGGAGCTGATTCGGGCAACCATCTCCCGGACGAACTCCGGCACATCGGCTTCCCGCATGATCAACTGGGAGGCCGAGATGATGACGGAAAGCGGCGCGTTCAGTTCATGGACCACACCCGCGGATATCCTGCCGAGTTCGGACATCTTCTCGTTGTATGCCAATTGCTTGAGAAGCTCTAGACTGATGGCTCCGTCGATATGCCTGTCTGCCGGGGTTTCCATACTGATTGATCTCCGGAAGGATCGTCAGAGTGAATGACAAGGGCGGAAGCCGTCCCGGGGGACGACTTCCGCTTCTTCGGTTGCTGCGGGTGGTGAAAGGGCTGTTACATATTGTAGCCGGACTCGGAGTGCTGCGTCTGGTCGAGGCCCATGATTTCGTCTTCCTTATCCACGCGCAGGCCGATGGTCTTATTCAGAACAAAGGCGATGATCAGGGTGACGATGAAGGCATAGCCCCCGGCCGCAAGAACCGCGATCAACTGGATCATGAGCTGCTTGGCGTTGCCGGTCAGAAGGCCGGTTGCGCCGACGGTGGCGAAGACGCCGGTCAAGATGGCGCCAAAGGTTCCGCCGATGCCGTGCACGCCAAAGGCATCCAGGGAGTCGTCATATTTCAGCTTGGCTTTCATCAACACACCCAGGTAGCAGACGATACCGGCGGCAAAACCCATGAGCAGGGCAGCACCCGGCTGTACGAAACCGGCTGCCGGGGTGATGACGACCAGACCGGCCACGATACCCGAACCGAAACCGAGGGCGCTGGGCTTGCCGGCGTGGAACCATTCGGCGAACATCCAGGAGAGGCCGGCGGCAGCCGGAGCGATGGCGGTGGTGGTAAAAGCCAGACCGGCCAGGCCGCCCGCCGCATCGGAGGTGTTGACGCCGACAACCGCTGAACCGGCGTTGAATCCGAACCACCCGAACCAGAGCAGGCCAACGCCCAACAGGGTCAGCGGGAGGCTATGGGGAGCCATGCGCTCGGTCGGGAAACCGCGGCGCTTGCCGAGAAACACCAGGAACGCCAGGGCCGAAATACCGGAGGAGAGATGGACGACCGTACCGCCGGCGAAGTCCAGAGCGCCTTTTTTAAAGAGCCAGCCGTCGGTCATCCAGACCCAGTGGGCCAGGGGGTCATAGACCAGGGTGGTCCAGAGCAGCACGAACAGGCAGAAGGCAGAAAACTTGACGCGTTCCGCCAGGGCGCCGGAGATGAGGGCGACGGTAATCATGGCGAACATGGCCTGGTACATGGCGAATACCAACTCGGGAATCGCGCCGGGCTCCTTGGCGTAGTTCTGGAACAGGGCCCAATCCACCGTGCCGGTGGCGGCATCCTTCATGATGATGAGGCCGTTCAGCATGAACTTGCTGCAGTTGCCCACCAGGCCGCCGCCAAGGTCGGGGGCGAAAGCGAGTGAGTAGCCGATGACCGCCCACTGAACACCGACGATGCCCATGGCCACGAACGAATGCATCATGGTGGAGAGGACGTTTTTCTGACGGACCATGCCGCCGTAGAAAAAGGCCAGACCGGGGGTCATCAACAGCACCAGGGCGCAACAAACCAGCATCCAGGCGGTATCGCCGGTGTTGAGCACCGGCTTGACGTCGGGCGGCGTGGCCGGGGCTGCTGCCGCCGGAGCGGCGGCGGCAGGCGCGGTTGCGGCCGGGGCCGCGGCGGGTGCTGCCGGGGCGGCGTCCTTTTTCTCTTCAGCCATGGCGCAGATCGGTATCAGACCGGCCAGGATGACAAGCATAATTGCGGCAAAATACAGTTTGAGCTTCATGATAGTCCTCCGTAGATAAGTGGTTATATCCAATGATTGTTAAATCGCGTCCGTACCTTTTTCGCCGGTTCTGATCCTTACCGCCTCTTCAAGCGAGACGATAAAGATCTTGCCGTCACCGATCCTGCCGGTCTTGGCCGTATTTTGAATCGTCTCCACTACCTTGGTGACCAGATCGTCGCTCACTGCAATCTCGATCTTGATCTTGGGGATGAAATCAACCACGTACTCTGCACCGCGATAGAGCTCGGTGTGCCCTTTCTGCCGGCCGAACCCCTTGACCTCGCTGACCGTTATACCTTCGATGCCGATTTCATTGAGGGCATCCTTAACCTCGTCCAATTTAAAGGGCTTTATGATAGCTTCGATGAGTTTCATTGCGTCTGCCTCCTTTGTTTGCGCGTATATGGGCCACTCCTGGAAAAAGGCGGGGGCGCGGGCAGCCGCCCCCGAATTATAAGGAGGGACAGCTTAGAATGCGATATCCAACTGGGTGGTAAAGGCCGGCTTGCCGCCGGGATTGACATTACCCCCGTTACCGTTGCCGGGATCGGAAACCGATGTGGTGTAGAACGGGTTGAAAACAACAACACCAACGATCAGCGAAACCTGTTTGGAGAAGGCCCACGAACCGCCCACCGAAACTTCGCCGTTGGCGTTGTTGCCCCCCATGTAATCGACCGCCAGCCAGAGTTTGTCGGAGATCTCGCTCATGGTGCGGTCCCAGGACGCCATGACGCCGCTGTTGGCGCCCTTGCCAAGGGCACGCTCGGAGCCATAGTAACCGCCTGCGGAGAAGCGGCCGACGACCGGCAGAGTTTTCCCGACCAATCCATAGACGATATTCTGCCGCGTGGTGAGGCCCCTCACCTCCGGCTTATCGTAGGTGCCGAGGTTATATGCGCCTATGGCAAACTGGGGCAGTCCCTTGATGCCAAAGGCATCCTCGGGCGTACCCAATTTTGCGTTGAAATAGAAGGGTGCCCGGTCATAGCCATAAATGGCATCGTCCTGGTAGCCCGACTTAAGAAAATCAACCCCGACCTCCAGCTTGACGTTTTCCGACGGCAGTACGCCGGCACTCAGACCGATATTGTACAGATTGGGGTTGAAGCCACCCTCGGTTTTTCCGGAAAAGCGGGTATAATTGTCGACATCGATATGAATTTCTTTGAAACCTTTGACATCGGGGGAAGGAATCCAAATCTGCGTTGAAGGGGTCGCCAGTGCCGTTCCACAGGCAAAGGCCAGTGCTGCCATTGTTGTTGCTGCTACGTTACCAATCCTCATCTTTCCTCTCCTTTTCATCGTTGATTTTGAACGGTGATTGGATGAAAGCGACATTGGTTTCATCGATGCACGTTCTGTAGAGTAGAATGCGTGAATATATATGTATTTGTATTGTCCGCTGCACCTCACTTTATGGAAATTTCCTTAGCACAGAGCGTGCCATATTATATTTAACAATAATATCAAATATATACAGCATGTTTGTCATAGACCCTGCTCTTTTTGCATACCGAATGCCCCGGCAAATTGCCTGTTTTTTAATCAGTTTTTTGCCCCATGATTTTTTTTTGAGCCGTAACCAACGGACTTGCATTGTGCCCCGCCGGCACCTTTTTCGCCGCGCCAGGTTTTCCGTGTTGGCACAAACCTTAAACCATGCGATGTTCCTTGTCTTTTCAGCCTTTTTGAGGTAGATTAACCAAACTCATCCCTTCAAGGAGGTGCTCCCATGACACCGGTGGCAAAGGTCGGCGAGATTCCTAACTTCGGCAAGAAGGTTGTTTCCGTCTCAGACCGGGAAATTCTCCTGGTCAACGTCAAAGGGACCATCTTCGCCTGCGAGAACGAATGTCCCCACCAGGGGAGCCCCATGAATGCCGCCGTTGTCAAAGAGGGGTATATCGCCTGCCCGCGCCACGGCTACCGCTTCAACCTTGCCGATGGCGGATGCACGGATCACCCCGACCTCACCCTGAAAACCTTTCCCGTCCAAATCAGTGGAGACGACATCCTCATCGATCCGGCATAGACCTCTCCATGGATCATGCCTTCATCGTCCTGTTCGCCCTCTGTGTCTGCCTGCTCTCGCTGGTCACGGCGGGGCACGCCCTGCTCCATAAACGCGATTCCCGTTCCGCCCTGGGCTGGATGAGCATCAGCCTGACGTTGCCGCTGCTTGGCCCATTCCTCTACTGGTGCCTGGGGGTCAACCGCATCTCCCGCCAAGCCCGGCGCTGGCAGGAAAGCGGCCGCAGACTCAGCGGAAGCGAGATACACCCCCTTAAGGACCCCGGCAGCGAGGCGGTGCGACTTCCTCTGGCCGCGGCACATCTGGATGACCTGCGCGTACTGGGGGACCGAGTGGTGCGCACCAGGCTGCGGGAGGGCAACAGGATCATCCCGCTGGTGGATGGCGAGGAAGCCTATCCGGCCATGCTGGCGGCCATCAGGCGGGCAGAGGAAAGCATCAATCTGAGCAGCTATATCTTCGACGCCGACGGCATCGGTGCCGAGTTCATCGATCAGCTCAAGGAGGCGACCGAACGGGGCGTTGCGGTGCGGATCATCATCGACGCCCTGGGGGAGAAGTACAGCCGCCACCTCCCCCGCACGGCCCTCGCAGGCACCCAGGTGCGCCTGGTCC is a window from the Oryzomonas sagensis genome containing:
- a CDS encoding ammonium transporter translates to MKLKLYFAAIMLVILAGLIPICAMAEEKKDAAPAAPAAAPAATAPAAAAPAAAAPATPPDVKPVLNTGDTAWMLVCCALVLLMTPGLAFFYGGMVRQKNVLSTMMHSFVAMGIVGVQWAVIGYSLAFAPDLGGGLVGNCSKFMLNGLIIMKDAATGTVDWALFQNYAKEPGAIPELVFAMYQAMFAMITVALISGALAERVKFSAFCLFVLLWTTLVYDPLAHWVWMTDGWLFKKGALDFAGGTVVHLSSGISALAFLVFLGKRRGFPTERMAPHSLPLTLLGVGLLWFGWFGFNAGSAVVGVNTSDAAGGLAGLAFTTTAIAPAAAGLSWMFAEWFHAGKPSALGFGSGIVAGLVVITPAAGFVQPGAALLMGFAAGIVCYLGVLMKAKLKYDDSLDAFGVHGIGGTFGAILTGVFATVGATGLLTGNAKQLMIQLIAVLAAGGYAFIVTLIIAFVLNKTIGLRVDKEDEIMGLDQTQHSESGYNM
- a CDS encoding P-II family nitrogen regulator, producing MKLIEAIIKPFKLDEVKDALNEIGIEGITVSEVKGFGRQKGHTELYRGAEYVVDFIPKIKIEIAVSDDLVTKVVETIQNTAKTGRIGDGKIFIVSLEEAVRIRTGEKGTDAI
- a CDS encoding Rieske (2Fe-2S) protein, which encodes MTPVAKVGEIPNFGKKVVSVSDREILLVNVKGTIFACENECPHQGSPMNAAVVKEGYIACPRHGYRFNLADGGCTDHPDLTLKTFPVQISGDDILIDPA